Proteins co-encoded in one Cynocephalus volans isolate mCynVol1 chromosome 11, mCynVol1.pri, whole genome shotgun sequence genomic window:
- the PRRT3 gene encoding proline-rich transmembrane protein 3, whose product MTPSPWGLICGLLLLLLLPSLGAGPVLGRSLPRALEDSQTHLIPGAHPNGPVGSEPHDFDFLWESPRDENPRNSAVSQAPAEETPQRPVDFLLGPALHGPRAAHWTQRERLPVTDDLQMAREPNSQGWTGPPDSQEPLEQEALAPHPVGFPHLTFNSTAPRLQLRVATVPPSPQEPRGQAAQRPQRDDGLKAKAKSEISQTSPLDHQHPAHTLVPHSGTIKRPMLEEQGGDKEDFQEAAQGPLFTQKDPAAPDIASVSPVEVASSQEPGAQPDLALARSLPPAEELPVEPPEKTGAGETWEVSSPGPPAKQADLSDVKGSPGPQPSGPPASEAPDGQPKPEIAAMNGADPISPQRVRGALETPGTPKSLIPGPSDSGPSTNQTESPVGTLQPDDAEEWPGRPQSHPPAPPVQAPSTSRRGLIRVTTQRALGQPPPPEPSASSMASAPASSPPANATAPPLRWGPLRRVLSFSWELHVYGVGVLFLLPALLALATLAAVPAGPRLALVAAVLVLVASGLRSAYMLTDPYGSQARLGVRAGLVLYNLPFPLLLTALAALSLLGLGAGLPQQLQNPLLLGALALAHCVGLLATDLLSVKPVLNLLAQGLSCAWGAAVALGTLCLCRRRLLDGPRGWDTSPGPRLLAVAGALGLLASGLQLAAALWLYPGPDRVGRFSWAWWGVHFWLRLLELTWALALALAAVAAARPRAPTEHACWAKLLRLACPAPSGKSEVPERPNNCCAGPSGVGAGSLDISKSLIRNSAEGGPPATPSSGAWGSAASLGRGAQGGPGPSRSSVGPAPSLSELDLRPPSPINLSRSIDAALFREHLVRDSIFRRCGLRGLTSPPPGGTLRPRRGSHPDGELDGAGSSLFRGRCRSLTDVRVRGPVPSHVVDEPDSAAAAASGSSLDSFSRGSLKISWNPWRHGLSSVDSLPLDELPSTVQLLPAPTPAPAQARPGEPQGEVQPRCKPGDSRSASSDTIEL is encoded by the exons ATGACCCCCAGCCCATGGGGCCTTATATGTGGCCTCctactgctgttgctgctgccgTCCCTGGGGGCTGGCCCTGTCCTGGGCAGGAGCCTTCCTAGGGCCCTTGAGGACTCACAAACCCACCTGATCCCAGGAGCCCACCCCAATGGCcctgtggggtcagagccccatGACTTTGACTTCCTCTGGGAGAGCCCTAGAGATGAGAACCCCAGGAACTCTGCTGTCTCCCAGGCCCCTGCTGAAGAGACGCCTCAGAGGCCTGTAGACTTTCTCCTTGGCCCAGCCCTGCATGGGCCCAGAGCAGCCCATTGGACTCAGAGAGAACGACTCCCAGTAACTGATGACCTCCAAATGGCTCGAGAGCCAAATTCCCAGGGCTGGACAGGACCTCCTGACTCTCAGGAGCCTCTGGAGCAAGAAGCACTGGCCCCCCACCCTGTGGGGTTCCCCCACCTCACTTTCAATTCCACAGCTCCCAGACTTCAACTCAGGGTAGCTACagttcctccctccccacaggaGCCTAGGGGTCAAGCAGCACAGCGACCACAAAGAGATGATGGTCTGAAGGCCAAAGCCAAGTCCGAGATCTCACAGACTTCTCCTTTGGACCACCAGCACCCTGCCCACACTCTTGTGCCCCACTCAGGCACCATCAAAAGGCCAATGCTGGAAGAACAGGGTGGGGATAAGGAGGACTTCCAGGAGGCAGCTCAAGGCCCCCTCTTCACCCAAAAAGATCCAGCAGCTCCTGATATTGCTTCAGTATCCCCAGTTGAGGTGGCATCCtctcaggagcctggggcccAGCCAGACTTGGCATTGGCCAGAAGCCTTCCTCCTGCTGAGGAGCTGCCAGTTGAGCCCCCCGAGAAGACTGGAGCTGGAGAGACCTGGGAAGTCAGCTCCCCAGGTCCCCCGGCCAAGCAAGCTGACCTCTCCGATGTTAAGGGTTCACCAGGACCCCAACCCTCAGGTCCTCCAGCCTCAGAGGCTCCTGATGGGCAGCCCAAGCCAG AGATAGCAGCAATGAATGGGGCAGACCCTATCTCCCCCCAGCGGGTAAGAGGAGCACTGGAGACCCCAGGTACCCCCAAGTCCCTCATCCCTGGTCCCTCGGACTCTGGCCCATCTACAAACCAAACAGAAAGCCctgtggggaccctgcagccAG ATGATGCCGAGGAGTGGCCCGGGCGCCCCCAAAGccatcccccagcacccccagtcCAGGCCCCCTCGACGTCACGCCGGGGCCTCATTCGAGTCACTACGCAGCGAGCCCTGGGCCAGCCTCCCCCTCCGGAGCCCTCAGCCAGCTCCATGGCTTCAGCCCCAGCCTCCAGCCCCCCAGCCAACGCGACCGCACCTCCCCTGCGCTGGGGGCCCCTGCGGCGGGTGCTGAGCTTTTCCTGGGAGCTGCACGTCTACGGGGTGGGGGTGCTTTTCCTGTTGCCTGCGTTGTTGGCACTGGCCACGCTGGCAGCCGTCCCTGCGGGGCCCCGGCTAGCACTGGTGGCCGCAGTGCTGGTGCTCGTGGCTTCGGGGCTGCGATCTGCCTACATGCTCACCGACCCTTACGGTTCGCAGGCGCGCCTTGGCGTCCGCGCCGGCCTGGTGCTGTACAATCTGCCCTTCCCCTTGCTGCTCACGGCTCTGGCCGCCCTAAGCCTGCTAGGCCTGGGCGCGGGGCTGCCACAGCAGCTGCAGAACCCTCTCCTGCTGGGAGCTTTGGCGTTGGCGCACTGCGTGGGGCTGCTCGCTACAGACCTGCTGTCGGTGAAGCCTGTGCTCAACCTCCTGGCTCAGGGCTTATCGTGCGCCTGGGGCGCTGCCGTGGCTCTGGGCACGCTCTGCCTGTGCCGCCGCCGCCTGCTGGACGGGCCGCGCGGCTGGGATACCAGCCCGGGCCCACGGCTGCTGGCCGTGGCGGGCGCGCTGGGGCTATTGGCCAGCGGCTTGCAGCTGGCGGCTGCGCTCTGGCTGTACCCGGGCCCAGACCGGGTGGGCCGCTTCTCGTGGGCCTGGTGGGGCGTCCACTTCTGGCTGCGCCTGCTGGAACTGACATGGGCACTCGCCTTGGCGCTGGCCGCTGTGGCCGCCGCGCGACCCAGGGCGCCCACGGAGCACGCTTGCTGGGCTAAGCTGCTGCGCCTGGCATGCCCCGCGCCGTCTGGTAAGAGCGAGGTGCCCGAGCGACCCAATAACTGCTGCGCGGGGCCCAGTGGCGTCGGCGCAGGCAGCTTGGACATCAGCAAGAGCCTCATCCGCAACTCGGCGGAGGGCGGGCCGCCCGCCACTCCCAGTTCAGGCGCCTGGGGCTCGGCTGCGTCCCTGGGTCGCGGTGCCCAGGGAGGCCCGGGACCGTCCCGCAGCAGCGTGGGGCCGGCGCCGTCGCTAAGCGAGCTGGATCTGCGGCCGCCATCGCCCATCAACCTGAGCCGCAGCATCGACGCCGCGCTCTTCCGAGAGCACTTGGTGCGAGACAGCATCTTCCGGCGCTGCGGCCTGCGCGGCCTGACCTCCCCGCCGCCTGGGGGCACCCTGCGGCCGCGCCGGGGCAGCCACCCCGATGGCGAGCTCGACGGCGCCGGCTCTTCCCTCTTCCGTGGCCGGTGCCGGTCGCTCACCGACGTGCGCGTGCGCGGCCCGGTCCCATCGCACGTGGTGGACGAGCCCGACTCTGCGGCCGCGGCGGCTTCTGGCAGCTCCCTAGACAGCTTCTCCAGGGGCTCGCTCAAGATCAGTTGGAACCCTTGGCGCCATGGGCTGTCGTCGGTGGACAGTCTGCCCTTAGATGAGCTGCCCAGCACGGTGCAACTGCTGCCTGCCCcgaccccagcccctgcccaagCTCGGCCCGGGGAGCCCCAGGGTGAGGTCCAGCCGCGCTGCAAGCCAGGGGACTCCCGTAGCGCCTCCAGTGATACCATCGAGCTCTGA